From the genome of Cellvibrio japonicus Ueda107, one region includes:
- the tnpC gene encoding IS66 family transposase translates to MENKPDLLQENIDLQKIVADKDDIISAQEKSLQNKEKRIRILEEYILSLQQKQFGSSSEKQDVIQSELVFTEAEDTAEAEVPEQADAFADATVVAEHKRKKKRASIPKELPRIEIIHDLPEGQKCCPHDGAELKPIGFESHEQLDIIPASVRVLHHKRLKYACPCCENYLVTARKPSQPIEKSIASPGLLAHIATQKYVDALPLYRQTEIFKRIGVEMDRTTLANWMVRCGAIVQPLINLIHERMLEQAILHADETRVQVLNETGRAAETQSFMWVLRSTQPACAAVLYHYDPTRSGKVITELLHDFDGALMTDGYAAYNAPCEKNSITHLACWAHARRKFIEAQKIQKAGKTGKADQAIAFIQQLYGIEKSIKDKTPEEKYQLRQTQSLPMLQKIKAWLDKSIAHALPQSLIGKALHYLHEQWPKLICYVESGDYPIDNNAAENAIRPFVIGRKNWLFSASPKGAAASANLYSVIETAKANGLEPYTYLRKVFSELPQATSLEQIEALLPWNVKSGVD, encoded by the coding sequence ATGGAAAACAAACCCGATCTTCTGCAAGAAAATATTGATCTGCAAAAAATAGTTGCCGATAAAGACGATATTATTTCAGCGCAGGAAAAATCCCTTCAAAACAAAGAAAAACGTATTCGTATTCTTGAAGAATATATCCTCTCGCTCCAGCAAAAACAATTTGGCAGCTCCAGTGAAAAGCAGGACGTGATCCAGTCGGAGCTGGTGTTTACCGAGGCGGAAGATACAGCGGAAGCTGAAGTCCCTGAGCAAGCCGATGCATTTGCCGATGCCACGGTGGTGGCAGAACACAAGCGCAAGAAAAAACGTGCATCTATTCCCAAAGAGTTACCCCGCATCGAGATTATCCATGATCTGCCCGAGGGTCAAAAATGTTGTCCGCACGATGGTGCTGAATTAAAACCTATCGGTTTTGAATCCCATGAACAATTGGACATTATTCCCGCCAGTGTTCGGGTGTTACATCACAAGCGTTTGAAATACGCTTGCCCGTGTTGCGAAAACTATCTTGTGACTGCAAGGAAACCTTCGCAACCCATTGAAAAAAGCATCGCCTCACCCGGCCTTCTGGCCCATATCGCCACGCAAAAATATGTGGATGCCTTACCGCTGTATCGCCAAACGGAGATCTTCAAACGTATTGGCGTGGAGATGGATCGTACGACACTTGCCAACTGGATGGTTCGCTGCGGCGCCATCGTACAACCATTGATTAATCTGATCCATGAAAGAATGTTGGAGCAAGCGATTCTTCATGCAGATGAAACGCGAGTGCAAGTATTGAATGAAACGGGGCGTGCGGCTGAAACGCAAAGCTTTATGTGGGTATTGCGCAGTACACAACCGGCTTGTGCAGCGGTGCTCTACCACTATGACCCCACACGCAGTGGTAAGGTGATCACGGAATTGCTGCATGATTTTGATGGCGCTCTCATGACCGACGGTTACGCGGCTTATAACGCACCCTGTGAAAAAAATAGTATTACCCATTTAGCCTGTTGGGCGCATGCGCGGCGAAAATTTATCGAGGCACAAAAAATCCAGAAGGCGGGAAAAACCGGCAAAGCAGATCAGGCGATTGCGTTTATCCAGCAGCTTTATGGAATAGAAAAATCGATAAAAGACAAAACGCCGGAAGAAAAATATCAGCTGAGGCAAACACAATCGCTGCCGATGTTACAAAAAATAAAAGCCTGGTTAGATAAAAGTATAGCCCATGCGCTACCACAATCGTTAATTGGAAAAGCGTTGCATTATCTGCATGAGCAATGGCCAAAATTGATTTGCTATGTGGAGTCGGGGGATTACCCGATAGATAACAATGCGGCGGAGAATGCCATTCGTCCGTTTGTGATTGGGCGTAAAAACTGGCTCTTCTCTGCCAGTCCCAAAGGGGCCGCAGCGAGTGCGAATTTATACAGCGTGATTGAAACGGCCAAAGCGAATGGACTTGAGCCCTATACCTATTTGCGAAAAGTCTTTTCTGAACTTCCGCAGGCTACGAGCCTTGAGCAAATCGAGGCATTGTTGCCATGGAATGTCAAAAGTGGTGTTGATTAG
- the tnpC gene encoding IS66 family transposase produces MKNISDLVQENIELQKIVANKDDIISLHERSLQEKEQSLHAKEKRIRLLEEYILSLQQKQFGSSSEKQEVLQAELVFTEAEDTAEAEAPEQVDAFADDTVVVAEHKRKKKRASIPKELHRIEITHDLPEDQKCCPHDGSLLKPIGFESHEQLDIIPASVRVLHHKRLKYACPCCENYLVTAKKPAQPIEKSIASPGLLAHIATQKYVDAMPLYRQTDIFKRIGVEMDRTTLANWMIRCGNLVQPLINLLHERMLEQTILHADETRVQVLNETGRAAETQSFMWVLRSTQPTCAAVLYRYEPTRSGKVITELLRDFNGALMTDGYAAYNAPCEKKGITHLACWAHARRKFIEAQKIQAKGKTGKADQAIAFIQQLYGIEKAIKDKTPEEKYQLRQTQSLPVLQKIKVWLDKSLAHSPPQSLIGKALHYLHEQWPKLVRYVESGDYPIDNNAAENAIRPFVIGRKNWLFSTSPKGATASANLYSVIETAKANGLEPYGYLKTIFTELPNATSLEQIEALLPWNYKDGVS; encoded by the coding sequence ATGAAAAATATTTCTGACCTTGTGCAAGAAAATATCGAACTGCAAAAAATAGTTGCGAATAAAGACGACATTATTTCATTGCATGAGAGATCCCTTCAAGAAAAAGAACAATCCCTTCACGCCAAAGAAAAGCGCATTCGCCTCCTTGAGGAATACATCCTCTCGCTTCAGCAAAAACAATTTGGCAGTTCCAGTGAAAAGCAGGAAGTGCTTCAAGCGGAGCTGGTCTTTACCGAAGCGGAGGATACCGCGGAAGCCGAAGCCCCTGAACAAGTGGATGCCTTTGCCGATGACACGGTTGTTGTAGCGGAGCATAAACGCAAGAAGAAACGTGCATCCATTCCCAAAGAGCTACATCGTATCGAGATTACCCACGATCTGCCTGAGGATCAAAAATGCTGTCCGCACGATGGATCGTTATTAAAACCCATCGGTTTTGAATCCCACGAACAATTAGACATTATCCCCGCCAGTGTTCGGGTGTTACATCACAAACGATTGAAATACGCCTGCCCCTGTTGCGAAAACTATCTTGTGACCGCAAAGAAACCCGCACAACCGATTGAAAAAAGTATCGCCTCACCCGGGCTGTTGGCCCATATTGCCACGCAAAAATATGTAGATGCCATGCCGCTGTATCGCCAGACGGACATTTTCAAACGTATTGGTGTGGAGATGGATCGCACTACACTCGCCAACTGGATGATCCGTTGTGGAAACCTGGTGCAGCCATTAATTAACTTGCTGCACGAAAGAATGTTGGAACAAACGATTCTTCATGCGGATGAAACGCGTGTGCAGGTGTTGAATGAAACCGGTCGTGCGGCTGAAACACAGAGTTTTATGTGGGTATTGCGCAGTACGCAACCCACGTGTGCAGCAGTGCTTTATCGCTACGAACCGACACGCAGTGGAAAAGTAATCACGGAATTGCTACGTGATTTTAATGGCGCACTCATGACCGATGGCTATGCAGCTTACAACGCACCTTGTGAAAAAAAGGGTATTACCCATTTAGCCTGTTGGGCACATGCGCGTCGCAAGTTTATCGAGGCACAAAAAATCCAGGCGAAGGGAAAAACCGGTAAAGCAGATCAAGCGATTGCGTTTATCCAGCAGCTCTATGGAATAGAAAAGGCGATTAAGGACAAAACGCCGGAAGAAAAATATCAACTGAGACAAACACAATCGCTGCCGGTGTTACAAAAAATAAAAGTCTGGCTGGATAAAAGCTTGGCACATTCACCGCCACAATCGTTGATTGGAAAGGCATTGCATTATTTGCATGAACAATGGCCGAAGCTGGTTCGCTATGTGGAATCGGGGGATTATCCGATTGATAACAATGCAGCGGAGAATGCAATCCGCCCGTTTGTGATTGGGCGAAAAAACTGGCTATTCTCCACAAGTCCCAAAGGGGCCACGGCGAGTGCAAATTTATACAGTGTGATTGAAACCGCCAAGGCCAATGGGCTGGAGCCTTATGGGTATTTAAAAACAATCTTCACTGAATTACCCAATGCGACAAGCCTCGAACAGATCGAGGCATTATTACCGTGGAATTACAAGGATGGGGTTAGTTAG
- the tnpB gene encoding IS66 family insertion sequence element accessory protein TnpB (TnpB, as the term is used for proteins encoded by IS66 family insertion elements, is considered an accessory protein, since TnpC, encoded by a neighboring gene, is a DDE family transposase.), with protein MIQWDDVPVYVHRQPVDFRKSINGLSVLVQESMALEVFSRSVFVFGNRTRNKIKILYWDKTGFCLWYKRLEKDKFKWPRRGDAVLSLTHEQFDWLLRGLDIEKLQPHTEKYFFSAN; from the coding sequence ATGATCCAGTGGGATGATGTGCCGGTATACGTACACCGGCAACCGGTGGATTTTCGCAAATCCATTAATGGGTTGAGTGTCTTGGTGCAGGAGTCCATGGCACTGGAGGTATTTTCCCGATCCGTGTTTGTGTTTGGCAATCGCACCCGCAATAAAATAAAAATCCTCTACTGGGATAAAACCGGGTTTTGTCTGTGGTACAAACGATTGGAAAAAGACAAATTCAAATGGCCGCGCCGGGGTGATGCTGTGTTATCACTGACTCACGAACAGTTTGATTGGCTGTTGCGCGGGTTAGATATTGAAAAGCTTCAACCACACACAGAAAAATATTTCTTCTCGGCGAATTAG
- the tnpA gene encoding IS66 family insertion sequence element accessory protein TnpA has product MKKRNEEQWRALFAQHDASGVSAAVFCKQNELCPKYFSLRRKQLAKMASKEEAGFVRVKVKPKIPHEASGVKAASLTIRHHVGQLEFGTLPPPQWLAQLLRALA; this is encoded by the coding sequence ATGAAAAAACGTAACGAAGAACAATGGCGAGCACTGTTTGCGCAGCACGACGCCAGCGGTGTATCAGCAGCCGTTTTTTGTAAGCAGAACGAGCTGTGCCCCAAATACTTCAGCTTGCGCCGCAAACAATTGGCAAAGATGGCCAGTAAAGAGGAAGCCGGTTTTGTTCGTGTAAAAGTAAAGCCCAAAATACCGCACGAAGCTTCTGGTGTGAAGGCTGCATCACTGACCATTCGCCATCATGTAGGCCAGCTTGAATTTGGCACACTACCGCCACCTCAGTGGCTGGCCCAATTGCTCAGGGCGTTGGCATGA
- a CDS encoding FG-GAP repeat domain-containing protein codes for MEAKDGSTSTFGGTADSKVTGTSNLAWALSRFKDNLGNRIDYVYEGDNTTGQRIKRINYAYAQVNTSTNAKASIVFDYADRTDTYRVYISGYSYRYSKKLTNIKTYNNNALERTYNFYYQTKPAKSLAERLDQVEECFGTDCYPRMSFSYTPERDYQISSNGGSSLDVENLIDYKFFDINGDGILDIAWVSQYPINAADFAYKHVVKFALGTGVGYLQKSYERVFYGNLPSDTTLHVIDYNADGRQDLLVRSYDNRWHALVAQPMVTGEWTFGIAPGIPFQNRHVGFVDLTGDGLTDAYFIDGAKKLQLYKLVPRDNAASHASNMRYQFSFMKELTIPLGNVPPAISSSPWTIDSSYPEKSADYNGDGRVDIVLRLRRTVTQYNTYPPQITTITADAIFITKGEFDSPDFEFFSFITAEKPIDINGDGLPDKVSGNSFQLNTGAGFSDPINFSVNFASTSISGVQRVDINQDGYLDVVWNDTFNKMIRYGLWNSHTEDYDYFSTQYPLLSGQTTSDDTYQFLDATGDGWIDLIQLSPISGSNNTRITLKRSLPSINSYKKPWLLTGVVDGLNRELSIDYKRLNASGDHYSTIWGVNSSQQITTSCYPLTYNQSITTCIKTFSNSVDVVGFYQQMNNPFSYLGASAPVPDYSIPVLEVVGSPNYVVTSVDRSMPAANDPAFKARTLYRYHHARAQAGGRGFLGFEKLTTIDLQTGIQTETSYHQDWPYLGMPLKTKVYSGNLVAGQPIILSEADNTWASARDEANNGIYRVFLDKVKEVNYGLNNNGLAQGASLQTVETDTDYDEYGNVTKIMAIASGSANTSVKTTFNTYYSSVWEKRRGRLQSTRTETTKNNSPAVTRLSQFEYYGQSDTWPGMLKTEIIEPGVNQLAVSYEYDNVGNPTVARKTATVKPGVPQTRKTETVYDSSRRFVETTKDSLGNLVSGVVTRNTLGLPTQIKDTNGVLINILYTVDGREYQRSDSTGAWSHVNRAFCDGSSVVCPAGARYRVESLASGGGKSTDYFDRLERIVRSSRVMFDGRESYVDTEYDRQGRIARKSEPYFSGDPVYWSVFEYDLLGRVVKLIAPDTSITTTVYDGYKTIITNALGQTRIEEKNSLGHVVKVADHLGGTITYGVSA; via the coding sequence GTGGAAGCAAAGGATGGTTCAACCAGTACCTTTGGCGGTACAGCTGATTCCAAGGTTACAGGTACTTCCAATCTGGCATGGGCATTAAGTCGTTTTAAGGATAATCTGGGTAACCGCATTGATTATGTGTACGAAGGTGATAACACCACCGGTCAGCGTATCAAACGAATTAATTATGCCTATGCCCAGGTAAATACCAGCACTAATGCCAAAGCATCAATAGTGTTTGACTATGCAGATCGTACTGACACCTATAGGGTTTACATCAGTGGTTATTCATATCGTTATTCAAAGAAGCTGACCAATATTAAAACCTATAACAATAATGCCTTGGAACGTACCTATAATTTTTATTATCAAACAAAACCCGCTAAATCACTGGCTGAACGATTGGATCAGGTTGAAGAATGTTTTGGAACTGACTGTTATCCACGAATGAGCTTCTCGTATACGCCCGAAAGAGATTACCAAATATCCAGTAACGGGGGCAGTAGTTTGGATGTTGAAAATCTTATAGATTATAAATTTTTTGATATTAATGGTGATGGAATTCTGGATATTGCATGGGTTAGTCAATATCCAATCAATGCAGCTGACTTTGCTTACAAGCATGTTGTCAAATTTGCACTGGGTACTGGCGTGGGATACCTGCAAAAATCTTATGAAAGAGTTTTTTATGGGAATTTGCCCAGTGATACCACATTGCATGTTATTGATTACAATGCTGATGGTCGCCAAGACTTATTGGTTAGAAGTTATGATAATAGATGGCATGCTCTGGTAGCTCAGCCGATGGTTACAGGTGAGTGGACTTTTGGGATTGCTCCTGGAATTCCTTTTCAAAATAGGCATGTTGGATTTGTGGATCTTACTGGCGACGGCTTGACGGATGCCTATTTTATTGATGGTGCGAAAAAACTGCAGCTTTATAAGCTTGTTCCCAGGGATAATGCTGCGTCTCATGCAAGTAACATGAGATATCAGTTTTCCTTTATGAAAGAGTTAACCATTCCATTAGGTAATGTTCCTCCGGCCATTTCATCAAGTCCATGGACAATTGATAGTTCATATCCGGAAAAATCTGCTGATTATAATGGTGACGGCAGAGTGGATATTGTTCTTAGGCTGCGTAGGACTGTTACACAGTACAATACCTACCCTCCCCAAATAACAACAATAACAGCTGATGCTATCTTTATTACCAAAGGCGAGTTCGATAGTCCCGATTTTGAGTTTTTTTCTTTTATTACTGCAGAGAAACCGATAGATATTAATGGTGATGGATTGCCGGATAAAGTTAGTGGTAATTCTTTTCAATTAAACACTGGCGCTGGATTTTCCGACCCGATAAATTTCTCTGTAAATTTTGCATCGACATCTATTTCTGGTGTTCAGCGTGTTGATATTAACCAGGACGGATATTTGGATGTTGTTTGGAATGATACTTTTAACAAGATGATAAGGTATGGTTTGTGGAATTCTCATACTGAAGATTATGATTATTTTTCTACCCAATATCCTCTTTTGTCTGGCCAGACCACGTCTGACGATACCTACCAGTTTCTGGATGCAACAGGTGATGGTTGGATTGATCTCATTCAGCTTTCACCGATTTCAGGCTCTAACAATACACGCATTACACTTAAAAGATCTTTACCAAGTATAAACTCCTATAAAAAACCTTGGCTGTTAACTGGCGTCGTGGATGGCTTGAATCGTGAGTTATCTATTGATTATAAAAGGCTAAATGCTTCTGGTGATCATTACTCCACAATCTGGGGGGTTAATAGTTCGCAACAGATAACAACTTCTTGCTATCCATTAACTTACAATCAATCGATCACTACCTGTATTAAAACCTTTAGTAATTCTGTAGATGTTGTTGGCTTTTACCAGCAAATGAACAACCCATTTTCCTACCTTGGTGCTTCAGCACCTGTGCCGGACTATTCCATTCCCGTATTGGAAGTGGTAGGGAGTCCCAACTATGTGGTTACGTCGGTCGACAGGAGTATGCCGGCAGCAAATGATCCTGCGTTTAAAGCGCGTACCTTATATCGTTACCATCATGCACGGGCGCAGGCGGGCGGGCGTGGTTTCCTGGGGTTTGAAAAATTAACAACAATAGATCTGCAAACTGGTATACAAACGGAAACATCCTATCATCAGGACTGGCCGTATCTTGGAATGCCTCTGAAAACAAAAGTGTATAGCGGCAATTTGGTTGCAGGTCAGCCCATCATTTTGTCCGAGGCTGATAATACTTGGGCTTCGGCACGCGATGAGGCTAATAATGGGATTTATCGTGTCTTTCTGGATAAAGTGAAAGAGGTAAATTATGGTCTTAATAATAATGGCCTGGCGCAGGGGGCGAGCTTACAAACTGTCGAGACCGATACAGATTATGATGAGTATGGCAATGTTACCAAGATAATGGCTATCGCATCAGGAAGTGCTAACACCTCCGTCAAAACAACCTTCAACACCTATTACTCCAGTGTTTGGGAGAAGCGCCGGGGGCGTTTACAAAGTACGAGAACTGAAACCACCAAAAATAATTCTCCAGCAGTAACTCGACTATCCCAATTTGAATATTATGGTCAATCGGACACCTGGCCGGGTATGCTAAAGACAGAAATCATAGAGCCAGGTGTTAATCAGCTGGCGGTATCCTATGAATACGATAATGTGGGTAACCCCACTGTTGCACGCAAGACCGCCACTGTTAAACCTGGTGTACCACAAACCAGAAAAACAGAAACTGTTTATGATTCAAGCAGGCGTTTTGTGGAGACCACAAAGGATAGTTTAGGCAATTTGGTTTCAGGCGTTGTTACACGTAATACACTTGGTCTGCCTACGCAAATCAAGGATACCAATGGTGTCCTGATCAATATTCTCTATACCGTCGATGGCAGGGAGTATCAGCGTAGTGATAGCACAGGCGCCTGGAGCCATGTTAACAGGGCATTCTGCGATGGTTCCTCAGTGGTATGCCCAGCGGGAGCCAGGTATCGCGTAGAAAGCCTGGCCAGCGGTGGAGGAAAGTCAACCGATTACTTCGACAGGCTGGAGCGGATTGTTCGTTCCAGCAGGGTGATGTTCGATGGTAGGGAAAGTTACGTCGATACCGAGTATGACCGGCAGGGGCGCATTGCTCGCAAGAGTGAACCTTATTTCTCTGGTGACCCGGTTTATTGGTCGGTATTTGAATATGACTTGCTTGGGCGGGTAGTAAAGCTGATTGCACCTGATACCAGTATCACAACAACTGTCTATGACGGATATAAAACCATCATTACCAATGCCTTGGGGCAAACACGTATTGAAGAAAAAAATAGTCTGGGGCATGTAGTCAAGGTAGCTGATCATCTGGGTGGGACTATTACCTATGGAGTAAGCGCCTAA
- a CDS encoding SpvB/TcaC N-terminal domain-containing protein: MFSWANFFTTIILILGCVHVSAQSLPPSSSGSVVPVGATASSFRVDESGAATYTIPILSPSGVAGVAPQLSINYSSQGGAGLVGYGMNLSGLGGISRCRQTLLQDSAAFPLSWGESDRFCLNGQRLMLVSGSYGAAGSTYKTEIDAYVVVTARGGRQVILIILRWKQRMVQPVPLAVQLIPRLQVLPIWHGH; encoded by the coding sequence ATGTTTTCGTGGGCTAATTTTTTCACTACTATTATTCTTATTCTTGGGTGTGTTCATGTTAGCGCCCAATCTTTACCTCCCTCTAGTTCTGGATCAGTAGTTCCTGTTGGCGCAACAGCGAGTAGCTTTCGTGTCGATGAGTCTGGGGCGGCCACTTATACCATTCCTATTCTTTCACCCTCTGGTGTTGCAGGTGTTGCACCGCAGTTATCGATTAATTACAGCAGTCAGGGAGGGGCTGGATTAGTGGGTTATGGTATGAACCTAAGCGGTTTAGGTGGCATTAGCCGATGTCGCCAGACCCTTTTGCAAGACTCTGCTGCATTTCCATTGAGTTGGGGCGAGAGTGATCGCTTTTGTCTGAATGGACAACGACTTATGTTGGTGTCTGGCAGCTATGGTGCGGCAGGAAGTACATATAAAACCGAGATTGACGCTTATGTTGTGGTGACTGCCAGGGGGGGGCGACAGGTAATCCTGATTATTTTGAGGTGGAAGCAAAGGATGGTTCAACCAGTACCTTTGGCGGTACAGCTGATTCCAAGGTTACAGGTACTTCCAATCTGGCATGGGCATTAA
- a CDS encoding succinylglutamate desuccinylase/aspartoacylase family protein, giving the protein MVSAAESSVNASAAVDEPSLSIPSVNQTPEAVAVTTETAVASDSKELLQASSVATQVIAQEPQQKLEMLTLAAAGTTASVHASSSLANASSSVDGYASSAVSPVENPLAQAASSVSSVSSVDGSVNSSDAGLAAEVPEVNKLVDMETLLGTKTILDTQINPNSYVRLTWNSDVAVGGFSEATPVLVVNGASPGKTLCLVGAIHGDELNGIEMIRQVVFSIEPSKLTGTIIGVPVANIMGFRRNSRYLPDRRDWNRYFPGNTYGSSASRLAHSFFTRVITHCDALVDLHTGSFHRTNLPQLRADLADENVARLAQSFGDIAVLNSRGNPNSLRAAAVRAGIPSVTLEAGEPMAMQSDVVVAGVAAINTLLAKTGMYGKQRRWNRIAPVYYRSVWVRANQSGILFSKVTLGKRVKEGELLGTVTDPITNARTSIYSPYDGRVLGMALDQVVLPGFAAYHIGIQTPESILIEESQLNEPPAPEVDEEDGDDAGVDPTDDMQEPETGVSKAQDRMADG; this is encoded by the coding sequence ATGGTTTCTGCCGCGGAGTCATCTGTTAATGCATCTGCCGCTGTTGATGAACCCTCTCTGTCCATTCCATCGGTAAACCAAACCCCTGAGGCTGTTGCGGTAACTACGGAAACGGCAGTTGCTTCTGATAGCAAGGAACTGCTCCAGGCATCTTCTGTGGCGACACAGGTTATTGCACAAGAGCCGCAGCAAAAACTGGAAATGCTGACCCTTGCGGCAGCAGGTACCACTGCATCGGTACATGCGAGTAGCAGTCTTGCCAATGCATCTTCCAGTGTTGATGGTTACGCTTCATCGGCGGTAAGCCCTGTAGAAAACCCGCTCGCACAAGCTGCATCCAGTGTTTCATCTGTATCATCAGTTGATGGTTCTGTTAACTCAAGTGACGCTGGCCTTGCAGCTGAAGTGCCTGAGGTCAACAAGTTGGTTGATATGGAAACCTTGCTGGGCACTAAAACAATCCTGGATACACAAATCAACCCTAATAGTTATGTTCGCCTAACCTGGAATTCCGATGTTGCGGTTGGTGGCTTTAGTGAAGCAACACCGGTTCTGGTGGTGAATGGTGCAAGCCCGGGAAAAACACTCTGCTTGGTTGGTGCCATTCACGGCGATGAGTTGAATGGCATCGAGATGATTCGCCAAGTGGTTTTTAGTATCGAACCTTCCAAATTAACGGGGACGATCATTGGTGTTCCTGTGGCAAATATCATGGGGTTTCGTCGTAATTCCCGCTATTTGCCCGATCGCCGCGACTGGAACCGCTATTTTCCCGGTAATACCTATGGCAGTTCTGCATCCCGGCTTGCCCATTCATTTTTTACCCGTGTAATCACTCACTGTGATGCATTAGTGGATCTGCATACCGGCTCGTTTCACCGCACCAACTTGCCACAATTAAGGGCTGACCTGGCCGATGAGAATGTCGCACGCCTTGCGCAAAGTTTTGGCGATATTGCGGTGTTAAACAGTCGCGGCAATCCCAATTCCTTGCGTGCTGCCGCCGTGCGCGCTGGCATTCCCTCAGTGACACTGGAAGCGGGTGAGCCTATGGCAATGCAAAGTGATGTTGTCGTTGCCGGTGTTGCGGCGATTAATACACTGCTTGCCAAAACGGGTATGTATGGCAAGCAGCGGCGCTGGAACCGAATTGCCCCTGTGTATTACCGATCCGTTTGGGTGCGGGCCAACCAGAGCGGAATCCTTTTCAGTAAAGTCACCTTGGGCAAGCGAGTGAAAGAGGGCGAATTACTGGGAACCGTGACTGATCCCATCACCAATGCCCGTACCAGTATTTACTCACCCTATGATGGCCGTGTATTGGGGATGGCTCTGGACCAGGTAGTGCTGCCGGGGTTTGCGGCTTATCACATAGGCATACAAACACCGGAGTCGATCCTGATCGAGGAAAGCCAGCTCAATGAGCCACCAGCACCGGAAGTTGATGAAGAAGATGGCGATGATGCCGGTGTAGATCCCACAGATGATATGCAAGAACCGGAAACCGGTGTAAGCAAGGCTCAGGATCGGATGGCAGATGGTTAG